TGCGCAATCTGCTCTCCAACGCCATTAAGTTCAGCAATCCCGAAAGCAACGTGTCCATCGAGGCGACACGGGACGAGGCCATGGTCGTCATTGCCGTTCAGGACAACGGCATGGGCATGGATCAGGACACCGCCGCCGGAATTTTCTCCCTGGACAAGACCACGTCGCGAGTCGGCACCAAGGGCGAACTCGGCTCCGGCATTGGGCTGATCCTGTGCAAGGAATTCGTGGAAATGCACGGTGGTCGCATTTGGGTCGAGACCACGCCAGGCCAGGGAAGCATTTTCAAATTTTCAGTTCCGATCAAAAACTGAAGCCGCACGTAATGCTCCCCCGAAAACTCGGGCTAGATTCAAACTCCCTACGAAAAATGTTGTGGGCCACCCCCTTGTCTATTTCGGCACGAAGCGGCAAGAGCTTGTTTCCGGATGCTGAAACAGCCGCCAGGCTGGCTGGTGAACGTGAGTGCCGGAAGACCAATACGCCCACCCGCGACCTGCCCAAGGAGCCCACAAAATGCCTCAGACCAAAAAGGCCAAGGTCAAGGCCAAGCCGAAGAGTGTTTCCGGTCGAACCAAAGCGTCCGCACCAGTTTCCGCCGAAGCGCAACAGCCCGGGATATGCGTTTCCACGGGCTTTCCCATCGTGGGGATCGGGGCTTCGGCCGGGGGCCTGGCGGCGTTTGAGGCCTTTTTCTCCGGTATGCCCGCGGACACTGATCCGGGCATGGCCTTTGTCCTGGTGCAGCATCTGGCCCCGGACCACAAGAGTATCCTGTCCGACCTGGTCCGACGCTACACGCGGATGCAGGTCTTTGAGGTGGAAGACGGCATGGAGGTCGCGCCCAACTGCGCCTATATCATTCCGCCGGGCCGGGACATGGCGTTTTTGAACGGTGCGCTGCAACTGCTGGAGCCGGCGGAACCGCGCGGGCGGCGCCTGCCCATTGACTTCTTTTTCCGGTCCTTGGCCCATGACCAGCGTGAGCGGGCCATCGGCATCGTGCTCTCAGGCACCGGCAGCGACGGCACCCTGGGAGTGCGGGCCATCAAAGGCGAAGGCGGCATGGTCATGGCCCAGAATCCGGAATCCACCGAATACGACGGCATGCCGCGCAGCGCCATCAGCACGGGACTGGTGGATTTTGAGCTGCCTCCGGCCGAGATGCCCGCCCAACTTATCGCCTATGTGGCCCATGCCTTCGGCAAGCCCCTTCGGCCCGTGGTCCCGGCGCCCAAGACCGAGAACGCGCTGAAAAAAATATTTATCCTGCTGCGCGCCCAAACCGGCCACGACTTTTCCCAATACAAGCCCTCGACCATCCAGCGCCGCATTGAACGGCGCATGGCCATGCACCAGATCGACTCCATGGACGGCTACGTCAGGTTCATCCAGCAGGCGCCCGAGGAGGTGGAGGCCCTGTTTCGCGATATGCTCATCGGCGTGACCAGTTTCTTTCGCGACCCCGAAGCCTTCAACGCCCTGGAAGAGCAGATCATCCCCAAGCTCTTCGCCGCCAGGGGCGAGGATGCCGCGATTCGGATCTGGGTGCCGGGCTGCTCCTCCGGCGAAGAGGCCTACTCCCTGGCCATCCTGCTGGCCGAGCGCCAGGAGGCGCTGAAAGAGAGCTTCAGAGTGCTGATCTTTGCTACGGACATCGACAGCCATGCCATTGCCACGGCCCGGGCCGGCATCTATCCGGCCTCCATCGCCGCCGACCTCACGCCGGAGCGGCTGGCGCGGTTTTTCTCGCCCGAATCCGGCGACAGCGCCTTTCGCATCCGCAAGAGCATCCGTGACATGCTGGTCTTTTCCGAGCAGAACGTGATCAAGGATCCGCCTTTCTCCAAACTGGATTTGATCAGTTGCCGCAACTTGCTGATCTACATGGGCGGGGAACTGCAAAAAAAGATCATCCCCCTGTTCCACTACGCCTTGAACCCGGGCGGGTTTCTTTTTCTGGGAACCTCGGAAACCGTGGGCGAGTTCCAGGACCTTTTTGCCGCGCTGGACCGCAAGTTGAAGCTGTATCAGCGCAAGGACGACCTGCTCAGCGCCCAGCGCCCGGGACCGGGTCAGTTTTTGCCGCCCATGACGACCCTGGATGCAGGGCCCTCTCTGGCCGCGGCAAAGACGGCCTATCCCGGGAAACTGCCGTTGCGGGAGCTGACCGAACAGGCCCTGCTGCAGGAGATCATCCAGGTAGGGGTTCTGGTCAACGCCCAGGGCGATATCCTCTATCTCCACGGGCGCGCAGGCCTGTATCTGGAACCCACCCCCGGAGAGAGCGGACCGAACAATATTTTGAAGATGGCCCGGGAAGGGCTGCACCGCGATCTGGTTATCGCCCTGCGCAAAGCAGCGGGAACCGGGATCACCGTTCGCTGCCCGGGGCTGCGGGTCAAGACCAACGGCGACGTCACCACCGTCAATCTGGCTGTCCGACCCGTGGCCATCGGCCCTGCCGCCTCGCCCGAGCCCTCCTTGTACCTGGTCATTCTGGAGCAGGCCCGGGAGCCCGTGATCAGTGATCCGTTGCCAGTGGCCGGTGAACAGACCGGCAAACCGTCATCAGAGTCGGACAGTGAAGATGCCGACACCCGCATCGCCGCGCTCAAACAGGAGCTGCGGGCCAAGGAGGAGTATCTTCAGACCACCAACGAAGAACTGGAGACCTCCAATGAAGAGTTGAAATCCTCCAATGAAGAGATGCAGTCCATAAACGAAGAGATGCAGTCCACCAACGAGGAACTGGAAACGTCCAAGGAAGAACTGCAATCGGTG
This region of Desulfonatronum thiodismutans genomic DNA includes:
- a CDS encoding chemotaxis protein CheB, encoding MPQTKKAKVKAKPKSVSGRTKASAPVSAEAQQPGICVSTGFPIVGIGASAGGLAAFEAFFSGMPADTDPGMAFVLVQHLAPDHKSILSDLVRRYTRMQVFEVEDGMEVAPNCAYIIPPGRDMAFLNGALQLLEPAEPRGRRLPIDFFFRSLAHDQRERAIGIVLSGTGSDGTLGVRAIKGEGGMVMAQNPESTEYDGMPRSAISTGLVDFELPPAEMPAQLIAYVAHAFGKPLRPVVPAPKTENALKKIFILLRAQTGHDFSQYKPSTIQRRIERRMAMHQIDSMDGYVRFIQQAPEEVEALFRDMLIGVTSFFRDPEAFNALEEQIIPKLFAARGEDAAIRIWVPGCSSGEEAYSLAILLAERQEALKESFRVLIFATDIDSHAIATARAGIYPASIAADLTPERLARFFSPESGDSAFRIRKSIRDMLVFSEQNVIKDPPFSKLDLISCRNLLIYMGGELQKKIIPLFHYALNPGGFLFLGTSETVGEFQDLFAALDRKLKLYQRKDDLLSAQRPGPGQFLPPMTTLDAGPSLAAAKTAYPGKLPLRELTEQALLQEIIQVGVLVNAQGDILYLHGRAGLYLEPTPGESGPNNILKMAREGLHRDLVIALRKAAGTGITVRCPGLRVKTNGDVTTVNLAVRPVAIGPAASPEPSLYLVILEQAREPVISDPLPVAGEQTGKPSSESDSEDADTRIAALKQELRAKEEYLQTTNEELETSNEELKSSNEEMQSINEEMQSTNEELETSKEELQSVNEELATVNAELQTKVADLSRVNNDMNNLLAGTGIATVFVDLQLRILRFTPAATKIINLIHSDIGRPVGHIVSNLPGYGRLTEDTQAVLDTLIPRQTDVRTAEDRWYTMRIQPYRTLNNVIEGAVLTFVDVTESRQLQAKLEESEEKYRALYTELTRTPPEKHPAETKSGSKGHDSQEK